A region of Homo sapiens chromosome X, GRCh38.p14 Primary Assembly DNA encodes the following proteins:
- the RBMX gene encoding RNA-binding motif protein, X chromosome isoform 2 (isoform 2 is encoded by transcript variant 2): MVEADRPGKLFIGGLNTETNEKALEAVFGKYGRIVEVLLMKDRETNKSRGFAFVTFESPADAKDAARDMNGKLLYHVEEIVMEVHLEGNRCPLVEMFICPQEMMGILLKTAIQAEITQVLVILEIMHHHHEIILTVIMVIPVHVMTIHQEDIAIEMDMVVIVTIQIIQVEVPTEIHMRVMVGDFAHYGRGVLIDSQ; this comes from the exons atggttgAAGCAGATCGCCCAGGAAAGCTCTTCATTGGTGGGCTTAATACGGAAACAAATGAGAAAGCTCTTGAAGCAGTATTTGGCAAATATGGACGAATAGTGGAAG TACTCTTGATGAAAGACCGTGAAACCAACAAATCAAGAGGATTTGCTTTTGTCACCTTTGAAAGCCCAGCAGACGCTAAGGATGCAGCCAGAGACATGAATGGAAAG CTCCTGTATCACGTGGAAGAGATAGTTATGGAGGTCCACCTCGAAGGGAACCGCTGCCCTCTCGTAGAGATGTTTATTTGTCCCCAAGAGATGATGGGTATTCTACTAAAGACAG CTATTCAAGCAGAGATTACCCAAGTTCTCGTGATACTAGAGATTATGCACCACCACCACGAGATTATACTTACCGTGATTATGGTCATTCCAGTTCACGTGATGACTATCCATCAAGAGGATATAG CGATAGAGATGGATATGGTCGTGATCGTGACTATTCAGATCATCCAAGTGGAGGTTCCTACAGAGATTCATATGAGAGTTATG gttggtgattttgctcattatgGTCGTGGAGTGCTGATTGATTCACAGTAG
- the RBMX gene encoding RNA-binding motif protein, X chromosome isoform 1 (isoform 1 is encoded by transcript variant 1), with the protein MVEADRPGKLFIGGLNTETNEKALEAVFGKYGRIVEVLLMKDRETNKSRGFAFVTFESPADAKDAARDMNGKSLDGKAIKVEQATKPSFESGRRGPPPPPRSRGPPRGLRGGRGGSGGTRGPPSRGGHMDDGGYSMNFNMSSSRGPLPVKRGPPPRSGGPPPKRSAPSGPVRSSSGMGGRAPVSRGRDSYGGPPRREPLPSRRDVYLSPRDDGYSTKDSYSSRDYPSSRDTRDYAPPPRDYTYRDYGHSSSRDDYPSRGYSDRDGYGRDRDYSDHPSGGSYRDSYESYGNSRSAPPTRGPPPSYGGSSRYDDYSSSRDGYGGSRDSYSSSRSDLYSSGRDRVGRQERGLPPSMERGYPPPRDSYSSSSRGAPRGGGRGGSRSDRGGGRSRY; encoded by the exons atggttgAAGCAGATCGCCCAGGAAAGCTCTTCATTGGTGGGCTTAATACGGAAACAAATGAGAAAGCTCTTGAAGCAGTATTTGGCAAATATGGACGAATAGTGGAAG TACTCTTGATGAAAGACCGTGAAACCAACAAATCAAGAGGATTTGCTTTTGTCACCTTTGAAAGCCCAGCAGACGCTAAGGATGCAGCCAGAGACATGAATGGAAAG tcATTAGATGGAAAAGCCATCAAGGTGGAACAAGCCACCAAACCATCATTTGAAAGTGGTAGACGTGGACCGCCTCCACCTCCAAGAAGTAGAGGCCCTCCAAGAGGTCTTagaggtggaagaggaggaagtggaggaacCAGGGGACCTCCCTCACGGGGAGGACACATGG ATGACGGTGGATATTCCATGAATTTTAACATGAGTTCTTCCAGGGGACCACTCCCAGTAAAAAGAGGACCACCACCAAGAAGTGGGGGTCCTCCTCCTAAGAGATCTGCACCTTCAGGACCAGTTCGCAGTAGCAGTGGAATGGGAGGAAGAG CTCCTGTATCACGTGGAAGAGATAGTTATGGAGGTCCACCTCGAAGGGAACCGCTGCCCTCTCGTAGAGATGTTTATTTGTCCCCAAGAGATGATGGGTATTCTACTAAAGACAG CTATTCAAGCAGAGATTACCCAAGTTCTCGTGATACTAGAGATTATGCACCACCACCACGAGATTATACTTACCGTGATTATGGTCATTCCAGTTCACGTGATGACTATCCATCAAGAGGATATAG CGATAGAGATGGATATGGTCGTGATCGTGACTATTCAGATCATCCAAGTGGAGGTTCCTACAGAGATTCATATGAGAGTTATG GTAACTCACGTAGTGCTCCACCTACACGAGGGCCCCCGCCATCTTATGGTGGAAGCAGTCGCTATGATGATTACAGCAGCTCACGTGACGGATATGGTGGAAGTCGAGACAGTTACTCAAGCAGCCGAAGTGATCTCTACTCAAGTGGTCGTGATCGGGTTGGCAGACAAGAAAGAGGGCTTCCCCCTTCTATGGAAAGGGGGTACCCTCCTCCACGTGATTCCTACAGCAGTTCAAGCCGCGGAGCACCAAGAGGTGGTGGCCGTGGAGGAAGCCGATCTGATAGAGGGGGAGGCAGAAGCAGAtactag